From Chiloscyllium punctatum isolate Juve2018m chromosome 39, sChiPun1.3, whole genome shotgun sequence, one genomic window encodes:
- the LOC140464043 gene encoding uncharacterized protein — protein sequence MHTPTAQSHSSPKYIHRHTHTYTHTHLQPNPTPPSPTPTHTYSPIPLPPPKPTHTPTAQSHSALPNTYTATAQSHSHSPPPTRKHLQPNPTPPSPNPTHTYSPIPLHPPQTTHTPTAQSHSPLPKTHAHTYSPIPLLPKIHTHTHLQPNPTPPSPTHTQLLPNPIPTPPPNPHTPSAQSTHISPTHTHTYSPIPLPSPKATHTPTAPSHSSLPNPHTHLQPNPTPPSRSHTHTPTAQSHSTLPNPHTHLQPNPTPLSPTPTHTYSPIPLHSPQPPHTPTAQSHSTLPNPHTHLQPSPTPQPPTHTPTAPSPSPSPTHTYIYSAIPTSPLPNPHTYCPNPLPLPNSPTHTYSPIPQPLPLPTSSPPE from the exons atgcacacacctacAGCCCAATCCCACTCCTCGCCaaaatacatacacagacacacacacacatacacacacacacacctacagccCAATCctactcccccctccccaacccccacacacacctacagcccaatcccactcccccctcccaaacccacacacacacctacagctCAATCCCACTCCGCTCTTCCCAACACATACACAGCTACTGCCCAATCCCattcccactccccccccccaacacgcAAACACCTACAGCCCaatcccactccaccctccccaaaccccacacacacctacagcccaatcccactccaccctccccaaaccacacacacacctacagcccaatcccactcccccctccccaaaacacacgcacacacctacAGCCCAATCCCACTCCTCCCCaaaatacatacacac acacacctacagcccaatcccactcccccctccccaacccacacACAGCTACTGCCCAATCCCattcccactcccccccccaacccacacacACCTTCAGCCCAATCCACTCACATCTcaccaacccacacacacacctacagcccaatcccactcccctctcccaaagccacacacacacctacagccccatcccactcctctctccccaacccacacacacacctacagcccaatcccactcccccctcccgaagccacacacacacacctacagcccaatcccactccactctccccaacccccacacacacctacagcccaatcccactccactctccccaacccccacacacacctacagcccaatcccactccactctccccaacccccacacacacctacagcccaatcccactccactctccccaacccccacacacacctacagcccagtcccactccccaacctcccacacacacacctacagccccatccccctccccctccccaacccacacATACATTTACAGCGCAATCCCCActtcccccctccccaacccacacACCTATTGCCcaaacccactccccctccccaactcccccacacacacctacagccCAATCCCAcagccccttcccctccccacgAGCTCTCCACCTGAGTGA
- the LOC140464044 gene encoding somatostatin receptor type 5-like — protein sequence MAHSGASPSAFREDADTALYWEASGNLSDGVWLVNGSQGLEDVGQPGAWELLMASVYCVLCVLGLAANSLVICRLGRAAGASTVAGVYVLNLAVADGLFMLGLPFLAAQLAARRWPFGAALCRLVMLLDALNQFAGVFCLTALSVDRYLAVARPLGSRRWRSPRLARGLGAGLWALALVPALPVALYSGVVGSPGLCVLAWPEPVSAWSAAFILYSFVLGFLLPFTAISVCCGLLLLRLRARARARAQAQAAAASPESRLTTLVLSMVLAFALCWLPFYTINLCLVWLARPPSPPVLRLFQLLVALSYSNSCANPLLYIGLSGRWPRRSTGPGAPGTHTGTESLASGSAGGFGE from the coding sequence ATGGCCCACTCTGGAGCAAGCCCATCTGCTTTCAGGGAGGATGCTGACACCGCGCTGTACTGGGAGGCCTCGGGCAACCTGTCGGACGGCGTGTGGCTGGTGAACGGTAGCCAGGGGCTGGAGGATGTGGGCCAGCCCGGGGCCTGGGAGTTGCTCATGGCCTCGGTGTACTGCGTGCTGTGTGTGCTGGGCCTGGCCGCCAACTCGCTGGTGATCTGTCGGCTGGGCCGGGCGGCCGGGGCCAGCACGGTGGCCGGGGTGTACGTGCTGAACCTGGCGGTGGCCGACGGCCTCTTCATGCTGGGCCTGCCCTTCCTGGCGGCGCAGCTGGCGGCGCGGCGCTGGCCTTTCGGGGCGGCCCTCTGCCGCCTGGTCATGCTGCTGGACGCCCTCAACCAGTTCGCCGGCGTCTTCTGCCTGACGGCGCTGAGCGTGGACCGCTACCTGGCGGTGGCCCGGCCGCTCGGCTCCCGCCGCTGGAGGAGCCCGAGGCTGGCGCGGGGCCTAGGCGCAGGCCTCTGGGCCTTGGCCTTGGTGCCGGCGCTGCCCGTGGCCCTGTACTCCGGGGTGGTGGGCAGCCCCGGGCTCTGCGTGCTGGCGTGGCCGGAGCCTGTGTCCGCCTGGAGCGCCGCCTTCATCCTGTACAGCTTCGTGCTGGGCTTCCTGCTGCCCTTCACCGCCATCTCGGTGTGCTGCGGCCTGCTGCTGCTCAGGCTCCGGGCCCGGGCCCGGGCCCGGGCCCAGGCCCAGGCCGCGGCCGCCTCCCCCGAGAGCAGGCTCACCACCCTGGTGCTGTCGATGGTGCTGGCCTTCGCTCTCTGCTGGCTGCCCTTCTACACCATTAACCTGTGCCTGGTGTGGCTGGCCCGGCCCCCCAGCCCGCCCGTGCTCCGCCTCTTCCAGCTGCTGGTCGCCCTCTCCTACTCCAACAGCTGCGCCAACCCGCTGCTCTACATCGGCCTCTCCGGCCGCTGGCCCCGCCGCAGCACCGGCCCCGGGGCTCCCGGGACACACACCGGCACCGAGAGCCTGGCCAGCGGCTCCGCGGGAGGCTTCGGAGAGTGA